In Streptantibioticus cattleyicolor NRRL 8057 = DSM 46488, a genomic segment contains:
- a CDS encoding bifunctional metallophosphatase/5'-nucleotidase — translation MSIDRRTFLNRSAATGAVVALGGAAGAVGPAGTAQAEPGTPAGAAHRHPRRASFRVLGTTDVHGHVFNWDYFTDKEYDDAAHNDVGLAKIATLVEQARAEKGRHRTLLIDAGDIIQGTQLSYYYARVDPITGGNGKRPPKHPMALAMNHMRYDAAALGNHEFNYGIPVLRAFQEQCDFPLLAANALDATTLKPAFPPYVVKRIKVPGGPDVKVGILGLTNPGIAIWDKNNVQGKLTFPGLVEQAKVYVPKLRALGCDVVVCTDHSGLDGGTSYGDALPYPENASSLVAEQVPGIDAILVGHTHKEVASRTVVNAETGKPVVLSEPLMWGMRLSVFDFELELRHGRWQVLSVTAEVRNANTVAEDPHVARLVRKEHQAVVAYVNQVIGTCKEAMSAAEAPYRDTPVIDFINTVQAATVKAALAGTAYRDLPVLSQAACFSRTAAIPAGQVSLRDVAGLYVYENTLDARVLTGAQLKDYLEWSARYYVQTPAGTPVDLTKITNADNTPDYNYDVVSGLGYDIDIAKPAGSRITNLTFQGKPLDPAASFVLAVNNYRANGGGNFPHVAAARSIWSSSEEIRNTIIAWVKENKVIDPAAFASVDWRLTRDGVPVL, via the coding sequence ATGTCGATCGACCGCAGGACCTTTCTGAACCGCTCGGCGGCGACCGGCGCGGTCGTCGCGCTCGGCGGGGCGGCCGGCGCGGTGGGCCCGGCCGGGACCGCGCAGGCGGAGCCGGGGACGCCCGCCGGGGCCGCGCACCGCCACCCGCGCCGCGCCTCCTTCCGTGTCCTGGGCACCACCGACGTGCACGGCCACGTCTTCAACTGGGACTACTTCACCGACAAGGAGTACGACGACGCCGCCCACAACGACGTCGGCCTGGCCAAGATCGCCACGCTGGTCGAGCAGGCCCGCGCCGAGAAGGGGCGCCACCGCACCCTGCTGATCGACGCCGGCGACATCATCCAGGGCACCCAGCTGTCGTACTACTACGCCCGGGTCGACCCGATCACCGGCGGCAACGGCAAGCGCCCGCCGAAGCACCCGATGGCGCTGGCCATGAACCACATGCGGTACGACGCGGCGGCGCTGGGCAACCACGAGTTCAACTACGGCATACCGGTGCTGCGCGCTTTCCAGGAGCAGTGCGACTTCCCGCTGCTGGCGGCGAACGCGCTCGACGCCACCACGCTCAAGCCGGCCTTCCCGCCGTACGTGGTCAAGCGGATCAAGGTGCCGGGCGGCCCGGACGTGAAGGTGGGCATCCTCGGGCTGACCAACCCGGGCATCGCCATCTGGGACAAGAACAACGTGCAGGGGAAGCTGACCTTCCCGGGCCTGGTGGAGCAGGCCAAGGTGTACGTGCCCAAGCTGCGCGCGCTCGGCTGCGACGTGGTGGTCTGCACCGACCACTCGGGGCTGGACGGCGGCACCTCCTACGGTGACGCGCTGCCGTACCCGGAGAACGCCTCCTCGCTGGTGGCCGAGCAGGTGCCGGGGATCGACGCGATCCTGGTGGGCCACACCCACAAGGAGGTCGCCTCGCGCACCGTGGTGAACGCCGAAACCGGCAAGCCGGTGGTGCTCTCCGAGCCGCTGATGTGGGGCATGCGGCTGAGCGTCTTCGACTTCGAGCTGGAACTGCGGCACGGCCGCTGGCAGGTCCTCTCGGTCACCGCCGAGGTGCGCAACGCCAACACCGTTGCGGAGGACCCGCACGTGGCCCGCCTGGTGCGCAAGGAGCACCAGGCGGTGGTGGCCTACGTCAACCAGGTCATCGGCACCTGCAAGGAGGCGATGTCGGCGGCCGAGGCGCCGTACCGGGACACCCCGGTCATCGACTTCATCAACACCGTGCAGGCGGCGACCGTCAAGGCGGCGCTGGCCGGCACCGCGTACCGCGACCTGCCGGTGCTCTCCCAGGCGGCGTGCTTCTCGCGGACCGCCGCCATCCCGGCCGGCCAGGTCTCGCTGCGGGACGTGGCCGGGCTGTACGTGTACGAGAACACCCTGGACGCGCGGGTGCTGACCGGGGCGCAGCTCAAGGACTATCTGGAGTGGTCGGCCCGGTACTACGTGCAGACCCCGGCCGGCACCCCGGTCGACCTGACGAAGATCACCAACGCGGACAACACCCCGGACTACAACTACGACGTGGTGTCCGGGCTCGGCTACGACATCGACATCGCCAAGCCGGCCGGGTCGCGGATCACCAATCTGACGTTCCAGGGCAAGCCGCTGGACCCGGCCGCCTCGTTCGTGCTGGCGGTCAACAACTACCGGGCCAACGGCGGCGGCAACTTCCCGCACGTGGCCGCGGCGCGTTCCATCTGGTCGTCGTCCGAGGAGATCCGGAACACGATCATCGCCTGGGTGAAGGAGAACAAGGTGATCGACCCGGCCGCCTTCGCCTCGGTGGACTGGCGGCTCACCCGCGACGGAGTGCCGGTGCTGTGA
- a CDS encoding lysine N(6)-hydroxylase/L-ornithine N(5)-oxygenase family protein produces MSTGSAPADRQHAGSRPATDPATGLDTGTGHAPQSGTPARPLDLLGVGVGPFNLSLAALADGVPAFTTAFYDQRPGFHWHPGLLIEGATIQVPFLADLVTLVEPASPWSFLSYLKSRDRLFPFYLAERFHIQRTEYDAYCRWVAGSLPNCHFGHQIDAIRWDQERGLFEADFTQLDEDGQAEALGRTHARNLVIGIGTAPYVPRHLRPLVEADGVPVLHSADYLTHRDQLTAAGHITVVGAGQSGAEVFLDLLRRRPPGREGLTWIARTESFAPMEYGKLGLEQFTPDYTRYFHRLPEPARDDLLPRQWQLYKGIDHETIDAIHHELYQRALTISGDQDGVRWPDVTLTPGVTVRTAGRLGANRVELHLDHLRQGTQSRLVTDAVVLATGYRERPLDALLAPLDPYLRRDSAGRPRVDAHHRLVLDPAVRGAVHVQNAERHTHGVGTPDLGLGAWRSAVILNSLLGKEVYPLPRRTAFTTFGLDGADDRRPATPRPGGSGRFTAPALRRG; encoded by the coding sequence ATGAGCACCGGCAGCGCCCCCGCCGACCGGCAGCACGCCGGCTCCCGGCCCGCCACCGACCCCGCTACCGGCCTCGACACCGGCACCGGCCACGCCCCGCAGTCCGGCACCCCGGCCCGCCCGCTCGACCTGCTCGGCGTCGGCGTCGGGCCGTTCAACCTCTCGCTGGCCGCCCTCGCCGACGGCGTCCCCGCCTTCACCACCGCCTTCTACGACCAGCGGCCCGGCTTCCACTGGCACCCCGGACTCCTCATCGAAGGCGCCACCATCCAGGTCCCCTTCCTCGCCGACCTGGTCACCCTGGTGGAACCGGCGAGCCCCTGGTCGTTCCTGTCCTACCTCAAGAGCCGCGACCGGCTCTTCCCCTTCTACCTGGCCGAACGCTTCCACATCCAGCGCACCGAGTACGACGCCTACTGCCGCTGGGTGGCCGGCTCACTGCCCAACTGCCACTTCGGCCACCAGATCGACGCCATCCGCTGGGACCAGGAACGCGGCCTGTTCGAGGCCGACTTCACCCAGCTCGACGAGGACGGCCAGGCCGAGGCGCTCGGCCGCACCCACGCCCGCAACCTCGTCATCGGCATCGGCACCGCCCCCTACGTACCCCGCCATCTGCGACCGCTCGTCGAGGCCGACGGCGTACCCGTCCTCCACTCCGCCGACTACCTCACCCACCGCGATCAGCTCACCGCCGCCGGACACATCACCGTCGTCGGCGCCGGACAGTCGGGCGCCGAGGTCTTCCTCGACCTGCTCCGCCGCCGCCCGCCCGGCCGCGAGGGGCTCACCTGGATCGCCCGCACCGAATCGTTCGCGCCGATGGAATACGGCAAGCTCGGCCTCGAACAGTTCACCCCCGACTACACCCGCTACTTCCACCGCCTCCCGGAACCCGCCCGTGACGACCTGCTGCCGCGCCAGTGGCAGCTGTACAAGGGCATCGACCACGAGACGATCGACGCCATCCACCACGAGTTGTACCAGCGGGCACTGACAATCAGCGGTGACCAGGACGGCGTCCGCTGGCCCGACGTCACCCTCACCCCCGGCGTCACCGTGCGCACGGCCGGACGGCTCGGCGCCAACCGGGTCGAACTCCACCTCGACCACCTGCGCCAGGGCACCCAGTCCCGGCTCGTCACCGACGCCGTCGTCCTCGCCACCGGCTACCGGGAACGCCCCCTCGACGCCCTGCTGGCCCCCCTCGACCCGTATCTGCGCCGGGACTCCGCCGGACGCCCCCGGGTCGACGCCCACCACCGGCTCGTCCTCGACCCCGCGGTACGCGGCGCCGTCCACGTGCAGAACGCCGAACGCCACACCCACGGCGTCGGCACCCCCGACCTCGGCCTCGGCGCCTGGCGCTCGGCCGTGATCCTCAACTCCCTGCTGGGCAAGGAGGTCTACCCGCTGCCCCGGCGCACCGCCTTCACCACCTTCGGTCTCGACGGCGCCGACGACCGCCGCCCGGCCACCCCGCGGCCGGGCGGCAGCGGCCGGTTCACAGCACCGGCACTCCGTCGCGGGTGA
- a CDS encoding pyridoxal phosphate-dependent decarboxylase family protein, which yields MPTPDDRASDGAVALAGGPAGPGALRPLLDRVLDALVAGAAARGGPLPAGGPGPVAVRLRAAVTPVLPDTGTGAAEALTTLVQAVAHGAADPAEPFCAAHLHCPPLAVAVAADLAATVLNPSMDSWDQAPAASALEAEATAALAAVVYPDLPAPDALVTSGGTESNQLALLLARERARAAGGPGVQVVCGANAHHSVHRATWLLGLPEPVTVPTPDGTMDPGRLDAALAGLHGPVLVTATAGTTDSGAIDPLPDIARVTTAHGADLHVDAAYGGPLLFSRHRHALLDGLQSAASVSLDLHKLGWQPIAAGLLAVPDSTALRPLGHHTDYLNATDDTEAGLPDLLGRSLHTSRRPDILKIVVTLRALGRDGLGALVDNVCDQARRFADLIEGHPRFTLYGRPVISTVLFRPEPATDDQVAAIRRALITSGSAVLGRARAGGRLWLKATLLNPDTPTDRLASLLDVVTAAIPEGTTPR from the coding sequence ATGCCGACGCCGGACGACCGCGCCTCCGACGGCGCGGTCGCACTCGCAGGGGGCCCCGCCGGGCCCGGAGCGCTGCGGCCGTTGCTCGACCGAGTGCTGGACGCGCTCGTGGCCGGAGCCGCCGCGCGCGGCGGGCCGCTGCCGGCCGGCGGCCCCGGCCCGGTGGCGGTACGGCTGCGGGCCGCCGTCACCCCCGTACTGCCGGACACCGGCACCGGAGCCGCCGAAGCGCTCACCACCCTGGTCCAGGCGGTCGCCCACGGCGCCGCCGACCCCGCCGAGCCCTTCTGCGCCGCCCATCTGCACTGTCCGCCGCTGGCCGTCGCGGTCGCCGCCGACCTCGCCGCCACCGTGCTCAACCCCTCCATGGACTCCTGGGACCAGGCCCCCGCCGCCTCCGCCCTGGAGGCCGAGGCCACCGCCGCCCTCGCCGCCGTGGTCTACCCCGACCTGCCCGCCCCCGACGCCCTGGTCACCAGCGGCGGCACCGAATCCAACCAACTCGCCCTGCTCCTCGCCCGGGAACGCGCCCGCGCGGCCGGCGGCCCCGGCGTCCAGGTGGTCTGCGGCGCCAACGCCCACCACAGCGTCCACCGCGCCACCTGGCTGCTCGGCCTCCCCGAACCCGTCACCGTGCCCACCCCCGACGGCACCATGGACCCCGGACGCCTCGACGCCGCGCTCGCCGGACTCCACGGCCCCGTCCTCGTCACCGCCACCGCCGGCACCACCGACTCCGGCGCCATCGACCCGCTGCCCGACATCGCCCGGGTCACCACCGCCCACGGCGCCGACCTCCACGTCGACGCCGCCTACGGCGGTCCGCTGCTCTTCAGCCGCCACCGCCACGCCCTCCTCGACGGCCTCCAGTCCGCCGCGTCCGTCAGCCTCGACCTGCACAAACTCGGCTGGCAGCCGATCGCCGCCGGACTACTCGCCGTCCCCGACAGCACCGCGCTGCGCCCCCTCGGCCACCACACCGACTACCTCAACGCCACCGACGACACCGAGGCCGGCCTGCCCGACCTGCTCGGCCGCTCGCTGCACACCAGCCGCCGCCCCGACATCCTCAAGATCGTCGTCACCCTGCGCGCCCTCGGCCGCGACGGCCTCGGCGCCCTCGTCGACAACGTCTGCGACCAGGCCCGGCGCTTCGCCGACCTGATCGAGGGCCACCCGAGGTTCACCCTCTACGGCCGCCCCGTCATCAGCACCGTCCTCTTCCGCCCCGAACCCGCCACCGACGACCAGGTCGCCGCGATCCGCCGGGCCCTGATCACCTCCGGCAGCGCCGTGCTCGGCCGTGCCCGCGCCGGCGGACGCCTGTGGCTCAAGGCCACCCTGCTCAACCCGGACACCCCCACCGACCGTCTCGCCTCGCTGCTCGACGTCGTCACCGCCGCCATCCCGGAAGGAACCACCCCCCGATGA
- a CDS encoding helix-turn-helix domain-containing protein — MYHTWMRYFRPGPAHHRLGLVCLGVGLQHGALPAVGPRVVDHHVAVVITAGRGWFRAGGGPVQTVTAPALLWLVPGVRHSYAPAPEGGWDEGFVDFTGPATAAYTELGYIEPERPVVPLRETAGARDMIARIARAARLGNPLLEVETSAAVHELLVALRRARADTGCDGDPVLDALARDAFLPLPVAAHAARHGMTLAELRAAVRRGAGCSPKDYLLAIRLGRAKELLAATDLPVAAVARRVGYADPAYFSRLFTRRVGLAPIRFREQQHATVPGGWSRRVPDPDHPPTIGPSGRTP; from the coding sequence ATGTATCACACGTGGATGCGTTACTTCCGCCCGGGGCCCGCACACCACCGCCTCGGTCTGGTCTGCCTCGGCGTCGGATTGCAGCACGGGGCGCTGCCGGCCGTCGGCCCGCGCGTGGTCGACCACCACGTCGCGGTGGTCATCACCGCCGGCCGCGGATGGTTCCGGGCCGGCGGCGGCCCCGTGCAGACGGTGACCGCACCGGCGTTGCTGTGGCTCGTCCCCGGCGTGCGCCACAGCTACGCCCCGGCGCCGGAAGGCGGTTGGGACGAGGGGTTCGTCGACTTCACCGGCCCGGCCACCGCGGCCTACACGGAGTTGGGGTACATCGAGCCGGAGCGTCCCGTCGTGCCGTTGCGGGAGACCGCGGGGGCCCGGGACATGATCGCGCGGATCGCCCGCGCCGCCCGCCTCGGCAACCCGTTGCTGGAGGTGGAGACCTCCGCCGCCGTCCACGAACTCCTGGTCGCGCTGCGCCGCGCCCGCGCCGACACCGGGTGCGACGGCGACCCGGTGCTCGACGCGCTCGCCCGCGACGCCTTCCTCCCGCTGCCGGTCGCCGCCCACGCGGCCCGGCACGGCATGACCCTGGCCGAACTGCGCGCCGCCGTCCGACGGGGCGCCGGATGCAGCCCCAAGGACTACCTCCTGGCCATCCGCCTCGGCCGCGCCAAGGAACTTCTCGCCGCCACCGATCTGCCGGTCGCCGCCGTCGCCCGCCGCGTCGGCTACGCCGACCCCGCCTACTTCAGCCGCCTGTTCACCCGTCGCGTCGGCCTCGCCCCCATCCGTTTCCGCGAGCAGCAGCACGCCACCGTCCCCGGCGGGTGGAGCCGCCGCGTCCCCGACCCGGACCACCCGCCGACCATCGGCCCGTCCGGCCGGACGCCCTGA
- a CDS encoding endo-alpha-N-acetylgalactosaminidase family protein, whose amino-acid sequence MTTPATAPGPSRRTLLATTALAGLGTALTPATGHAATPRTTPGLAVLRSAALDVTVDTAFPRVVSFTDRATGAVLHGHPAPVTTLLVDGVTHTPRVTATPGTDRVDYTLTLDGGTRIEAGITVDGMRVTFRVTAVHEAPGHLVGTLQLPGQAWLSVRGDQPGATVLTARLQLDKAKNGDTTVTVTDATPADPAPVGCAYAVAAHDTLAAAVEANTVWDDVTANPAAAWENGRFWRQAVRDGDGHTRVGISCGQWTHRGAGAAPDDTEPLPYVTVVLTRDRNGDGRIDWQDAAIALRDIMVDPLGADDQHLRVVPHIPFNFASQATNPFAATLDNVKRIALATDGLRQFTLLKGYQSEGHDSAHPDYAGNYNERAGGLAGLNALLAAGTTWNSDFAVHVNATESYPVAHAFSETLVDKDDPQWDWLDQSYRINSRRDLASHDIVRRFRRLREETHPALDTVYLDVFRESGWTSDGLQRHLRAQGWKVASEWGHGLERSSLWSHWANETDYGPDTSRGVNSTLIRFLRNHQKDVFADKFPLLGTAKLGTFEGWQGKTDWHAFHRLLWTDNLPAKYLQAYPVKTWSDHEITFFGPTATSVCDTTGRRVITTDGRTVYDGGTYLLPWEPRAATDPARLYHYNPAGGTTGWRLPRGWAGARTVHLYRLTDTGRRHVAEVPVRDGAVTLTADAGVPYAVYRRPAPPLSDPRWGEGTPVHDPGFNSGSLRGWQVTGPARVVRDELGDPELVIGPGGPARVRQRLARLTPGDYVASVQVEVGERPGERRRAALEIGTADGVTAVNWTDTSTAGNYIAADRKHGTRFQRMFTRFRVPSGGGPVTLALTADAGTARVRFDNVRVVPTAPAPPLPEHVLLHEDFEHVPQGWGPFVKGPAGGANDPRTHIAQRHFPYTQRGWNGKAIDDVVDGTQSLKSRGESTGVVYRTVPHTARFRPGRRYRVSLRYENERAGQYAWITAVDVPGAAAPTVLATLPLPVATGPTTLTYEFTAPVEGETWVGLSKTGGDEVAEFTLDTVTLALAASH is encoded by the coding sequence ATGACCACCCCCGCCACCGCCCCCGGACCCAGCCGCCGCACCCTGCTGGCCACCACGGCACTCGCCGGCCTGGGGACCGCGCTCACCCCGGCCACCGGACACGCCGCCACCCCCAGGACCACCCCGGGCCTGGCGGTGCTGCGCTCGGCCGCGCTCGACGTCACCGTCGACACCGCCTTCCCCCGCGTCGTCTCGTTCACCGACCGCGCCACCGGAGCCGTACTCCACGGCCACCCCGCCCCGGTCACCACACTCCTGGTCGACGGCGTCACCCACACCCCGCGGGTCACCGCCACCCCGGGCACCGACCGCGTCGACTACACCCTCACCCTCGACGGCGGCACCCGTATCGAGGCCGGGATCACCGTGGACGGCATGCGCGTCACCTTCCGCGTCACCGCCGTCCACGAAGCCCCCGGCCACCTCGTCGGCACCCTCCAACTGCCCGGCCAGGCATGGCTGAGCGTCCGCGGCGACCAGCCCGGCGCCACCGTGCTCACCGCACGGCTCCAGCTCGACAAGGCGAAGAACGGCGACACCACCGTCACCGTCACCGACGCCACCCCGGCCGACCCCGCCCCCGTCGGCTGCGCCTACGCGGTGGCCGCCCACGACACCCTCGCCGCCGCGGTCGAGGCCAACACCGTATGGGACGACGTCACCGCCAACCCGGCCGCCGCCTGGGAGAACGGCCGCTTCTGGCGCCAGGCGGTACGCGACGGCGACGGACATACCCGGGTCGGCATCTCCTGCGGCCAGTGGACCCACCGCGGCGCCGGCGCCGCCCCTGACGACACCGAACCGCTGCCCTACGTCACCGTCGTCCTCACCCGCGACCGCAACGGCGACGGCCGCATCGACTGGCAGGACGCCGCCATCGCCCTGCGCGACATCATGGTCGACCCGCTCGGCGCCGACGACCAGCACCTGCGCGTCGTCCCGCACATCCCGTTCAACTTCGCCAGCCAGGCCACCAACCCGTTCGCCGCCACCCTCGACAACGTCAAACGCATCGCCCTGGCCACCGACGGACTACGCCAGTTCACCCTGCTCAAGGGGTACCAGTCGGAAGGCCACGACTCCGCCCACCCCGACTACGCCGGCAACTACAACGAACGCGCCGGCGGCCTGGCCGGCCTCAACGCCCTGCTCGCCGCCGGCACCACCTGGAACAGCGACTTCGCCGTACACGTCAACGCCACCGAGTCCTACCCGGTCGCCCACGCCTTCTCCGAGACCCTGGTCGACAAGGACGACCCCCAGTGGGACTGGCTCGACCAGAGCTACCGCATCAACTCCCGCCGCGACCTGGCCTCCCACGACATCGTGCGCCGCTTCCGACGGCTGCGCGAGGAGACCCACCCCGCCCTCGACACCGTCTACCTCGACGTCTTCCGGGAGAGCGGCTGGACCTCCGACGGCCTCCAACGCCATCTGCGCGCCCAGGGCTGGAAGGTGGCCAGCGAATGGGGACACGGACTGGAACGCTCCTCCCTCTGGTCGCACTGGGCCAACGAGACCGACTACGGCCCCGACACCTCACGCGGCGTCAACTCCACCCTCATCCGCTTCCTGCGCAACCACCAGAAGGACGTCTTCGCCGACAAGTTCCCCCTGCTCGGCACGGCCAAGCTCGGCACCTTCGAAGGCTGGCAGGGCAAGACCGACTGGCACGCCTTCCACCGCCTGCTGTGGACCGACAACCTGCCCGCCAAATACCTCCAGGCCTACCCCGTCAAGACCTGGTCCGACCACGAGATCACCTTCTTCGGACCCACCGCCACCTCGGTCTGCGACACCACCGGCCGCCGCGTCATCACCACCGACGGCCGCACCGTCTACGACGGCGGCACCTACCTGCTGCCCTGGGAACCCCGCGCAGCGACCGACCCGGCCAGGCTCTACCACTACAACCCGGCCGGCGGCACCACCGGCTGGCGGCTGCCCCGCGGCTGGGCCGGCGCCCGCACCGTCCACCTGTACCGGCTCACCGACACCGGCCGGCGGCACGTCGCCGAGGTCCCGGTGCGCGACGGCGCAGTCACCCTCACCGCCGACGCCGGGGTGCCCTACGCCGTCTACCGGCGGCCCGCCCCGCCGCTGAGCGACCCGCGCTGGGGCGAGGGCACCCCGGTGCACGACCCCGGCTTCAACTCCGGCTCCCTGCGCGGCTGGCAGGTCACCGGCCCGGCCCGCGTGGTACGCGACGAACTCGGCGACCCCGAACTCGTCATCGGCCCCGGCGGCCCGGCCCGCGTCCGGCAGCGGCTCGCCCGGCTCACCCCCGGCGACTACGTGGCCTCCGTCCAGGTGGAGGTCGGCGAACGGCCCGGGGAACGGCGCCGGGCCGCCCTGGAGATAGGCACCGCCGACGGCGTCACCGCCGTCAACTGGACCGACACCTCCACCGCCGGGAACTACATCGCCGCCGACCGCAAACACGGCACCCGCTTCCAGCGCATGTTCACCCGCTTCCGGGTGCCGTCCGGCGGCGGTCCGGTCACCCTCGCGCTCACCGCCGACGCCGGCACCGCCCGCGTCCGCTTCGACAACGTACGGGTCGTCCCCACGGCGCCCGCCCCGCCACTGCCCGAACACGTCCTCCTCCACGAGGACTTCGAACACGTCCCGCAGGGCTGGGGCCCCTTCGTCAAAGGCCCCGCCGGCGGCGCCAACGACCCACGCACCCACATCGCCCAACGCCACTTCCCCTACACCCAGCGCGGCTGGAACGGCAAGGCGATCGACGACGTCGTCGACGGCACGCAGTCGCTGAAGTCCCGCGGCGAGAGCACCGGCGTTGTGTACCGCACCGTGCCGCACACCGCGCGGTTCCGTCCCGGGCGCCGCTACCGGGTCTCCCTGCGGTACGAGAACGAACGCGCCGGCCAGTACGCCTGGATCACCGCCGTCGACGTCCCCGGCGCCGCCGCCCCCACCGTCCTGGCCACCCTCCCCCTCCCGGTGGCCACCGGGCCCACCACCCTCACCTACGAGTTCACCGCCCCGGTGGAGGGGGAGACGTGGGTGGGGCTGAGCAAGACGGGCGGGGACGAGGTGGCGGAGTTCACCCTCGACACGGTCACGCTCGCGCTGGCGGCCAGCCATTGA
- a CDS encoding alpha/beta fold hydrolase — MVEHRTVEVDGVRLHIAEEGEGPLVVLLHGFPECWYSWRHQFAPLAAAGYHVVAPDQRGYARSDRPEAVEAYTMPHLVGDVVGLVHALGEERAVVVGHDWGAPVAWNTALMRPDLVRGVVGLSVPPTPRGPVPPLKAMREMFDGRFYWNYFETPGRADAEFARDPHATFRRCLYGLSGDNPANAEPAQPLIDPEQGFLANYPDPGRLPDWLTEDDIDTFVAEYRDAGFTGGLNWYRCLDRSRELTAAFDGARVTVPALYLTGDRDLVVHFPGNDQLIPALPTLHPGLGAPHVLTGCGHWTQQERPAEVNAALLEFLDGLPD, encoded by the coding sequence GTGGTCGAGCATCGTACGGTCGAAGTCGACGGCGTCCGGCTGCACATCGCGGAGGAGGGGGAGGGGCCGCTGGTCGTCCTGCTCCACGGCTTCCCCGAATGCTGGTACTCCTGGCGCCACCAGTTCGCCCCGCTGGCCGCCGCCGGCTACCACGTCGTCGCCCCCGACCAGCGCGGCTACGCCCGCAGCGACCGCCCCGAGGCCGTCGAGGCGTACACCATGCCGCACCTGGTCGGCGACGTCGTCGGCCTGGTGCACGCGCTCGGCGAGGAACGCGCCGTGGTCGTCGGCCACGACTGGGGCGCCCCGGTCGCCTGGAACACCGCGCTGATGCGCCCCGACCTGGTACGCGGCGTCGTCGGACTGAGCGTCCCGCCCACCCCCCGCGGACCGGTGCCGCCGCTGAAGGCGATGCGCGAGATGTTCGACGGCCGCTTCTACTGGAACTACTTCGAGACCCCCGGCCGCGCCGACGCCGAATTCGCCCGCGACCCGCACGCCACCTTCCGCCGCTGCCTGTACGGACTCTCCGGCGACAACCCCGCCAACGCCGAGCCCGCCCAGCCGCTGATCGACCCCGAACAGGGCTTCCTCGCCAACTACCCCGACCCCGGGCGGCTGCCCGACTGGCTCACCGAGGACGACATCGACACCTTCGTCGCCGAATACCGCGACGCCGGCTTCACCGGCGGCCTCAACTGGTACCGCTGCCTGGACCGCAGCCGGGAGCTGACCGCCGCCTTCGACGGCGCCCGCGTCACCGTCCCCGCCCTCTACCTGACCGGCGACCGCGACCTCGTCGTCCACTTCCCCGGCAACGACCAGCTCATCCCCGCCCTCCCCACCCTCCACCCCGGCCTCGGCGCCCCCCACGTCCTGACCGGCTGCGGCCACTGGACCCAGCAGGAACGCCCCGCCGAGGTCAACGCCGCCCTCCTGGAATTCCTCGACGGCCTGCCCGACTAG